TGCACCACGGTGGACCGGGGCACGATCGGGGACACGGTGGTCGGCGACGGGGCCAAGATCGACAATCACGTGCAGATCGGGCACAATGTGCGCATCGGCCGCTTCTGCATCGTCTGTTCCATGTCCGGGATCGCCGGGAGCTCCGTCCTCGAGGATGGGGTGACGCTCTCCGTCCAGGCCGGGGTGACCGACCACGTGAGGATCGGCAAGGGAGCCGTCCTGGCCGCGCGCAGCGGCGTGACGAACGACATCCCCGCCGGGGCCGTGATGTCCGGCTTCCCGGCCCGGCCTCACGGCTTGGCCAAACGCGCCCAGATGCTGGCCGCGGAGCTGCCGGAGCTCTTCAAACGGCTGCGCCGGCTGGAGCGGGCCCTGAAGAACGGGGGCGTCGGAAACCGCGGGGAGGAAGACGATGGCCGTTGAGAGGAGCTCCGAGCCTTTTTCCTTTCGCCGCCTGACGGAGGGCTTTTCGCTGCGCGGGGTCGGGCTGCATTCCGGCCAGGACTGTGTCCTGACCGTCGAGCCCTGCGACGGTGGGCCGCTTCTGCGGCACGAGGGCGCGGAGGTGCCGCTGAGCCGACTGGGGCTCGTCGGGACGGGGCGGGGGTCGGACTACGTGTTTCCGGACGGACACCGCGTCAGGACCTGCGAGCACGTGTTGTCGGCCCTGGTCGGGCTGGGGACGTGGGGTGTCCGGATGACGGTGGAGGGGCCCGAGATGCCCGCCTTGGACGGGTGCGCGCAGCGGATGGCGGAGTGCGTTATGGACCATTCGGAGCCCTGTGGGGTGGGGCCGGAGCCCTTCGCCCTGGCCGTGCCGCTCCGCGTCGGGGACGAGTCCCGGTTCGTCGCGGCCTTCCCGTCCTCCAGGTTCTGCGTCACCTGCGTCGTGCGCTACGAGTCCCCCCTGATCGGGACGCAGATGCTGGACCTGGCCCTCGAGCCGGGGGCCTATCTGGAGCAGGTCGCACGGGCCCGGACCTTCGCGATGGAGGCGGAGCTCGAGGCCCTCAGGGCCCAGGGTATGGCGTTGGGCGGGTCGCTGGAGAACGCCGTCCTCGTTGGATCGGGCGGGATACGGGCCTCGGGGGGGCTGCGGTGGCCCGACGAGTTCGTGCGCCACAAGGCGCTGGACCTGATCGGGGACTTGGCCGCCGTCGGCCGTCCGTTGTGCTCTCACGTCGTTGCGGTCCGGGCGGGGCACGAGCTGCACCTGCGTCTGGCGGAGCGTCTGCGCGCCCTGTCGGGCGGACATCGGGGGGCATGACCTCGATCGGCACGACTTCAACCGGCACGGCTTCGATCGGGCCGTGGCCCAAATCTTTTTCGCTTCTTTCGGAGGGACGTCCATGGACATTCTGGAGATCATGAAGATCCTGCGGCACCGCTATCCTTTCCTGATGGTGGACCGCATCACGGAGTACAGCGACAGCCACGTCGTGGGCTACAAGAACGTCACCATCAACGAGCCCTTTTTCCAGGGGCATTTCCCCGGAGAGCCCGTCATGCCCGGCGTGCTGATCCTGGAGTCCATGGGGCAGGTGGCCTCCGTCATGGTGGCGGTCCGGCTGGGCGAGGAGCAGAAGGACAAGATCGCCTTCCTGGCCGGGGTCGACAAAGCACGCTTCCGCAGGCCGGTTCGTCCCGGGGACAGGCTCGTCACCAGGGCCGAGCTCACGCGCCTGAGGGGCACGATTGGAAAGGCAAAAGTGACGGGATTCGTCGAGGACGAGGTCGCGGCGGAGGGGGAGTTCATCTTCATGGTAGCCTCGACGCTCGAGAGGACGAAGGGGGCCGGGAAAGAGGAGGCGGAAAAATGAGCGTGACCGTCCATCCCTCCGCGGTCGTCGAGCCGGGGGCCGAACTGGGGGACGGCGTCCGGGTCGGCCCGTGGTGCCACATCGCCTCCCGTGCCTCGATCGGGGAGGGCACGGTTCTCGAGGCGTTCGTGAGCGTGCACGGCGGCGTGACGATCGGCAGGAATTGCCGCATCCACGAGTACACGGCGGTGGGCGGCGACCCTCAGGACCACGGATACAGGGGCGAGGAGTCCTGGGTGCGCATCGGGGACGACAACGTC
The sequence above is a segment of the uncultured Fretibacterium sp. genome. Coding sequences within it:
- the fabZ gene encoding 3-hydroxyacyl-ACP dehydratase FabZ, with amino-acid sequence MDILEIMKILRHRYPFLMVDRITEYSDSHVVGYKNVTINEPFFQGHFPGEPVMPGVLILESMGQVASVMVAVRLGEEQKDKIAFLAGVDKARFRRPVRPGDRLVTRAELTRLRGTIGKAKVTGFVEDEVAAEGEFIFMVASTLERTKGAGKEEAEK
- a CDS encoding UDP-3-O-acyl-N-acetylglucosamine deacetylase, which encodes MAVERSSEPFSFRRLTEGFSLRGVGLHSGQDCVLTVEPCDGGPLLRHEGAEVPLSRLGLVGTGRGSDYVFPDGHRVRTCEHVLSALVGLGTWGVRMTVEGPEMPALDGCAQRMAECVMDHSEPCGVGPEPFALAVPLRVGDESRFVAAFPSSRFCVTCVVRYESPLIGTQMLDLALEPGAYLEQVARARTFAMEAELEALRAQGMALGGSLENAVLVGSGGIRASGGLRWPDEFVRHKALDLIGDLAAVGRPLCSHVVAVRAGHELHLRLAERLRALSGGHRGA